The genomic DNA CGCCAAAAGATTcaaatcaaacaagaaacaatactttgattttgattggttcACATTCCGGTTCAACAATACTGTCACTATTGGACATGAAATTTGGATAACATAACCAATTAATATACcttcgtcaaaaaaaaaaaaaaaaaaaaaaaaaaaaaaaaaaaaaaaaaaaaaaaaNTTATCTTTTTAGTTACTATTACTCGAACAAATAATGTAAAtactactatattttttttttgtatgtgtatcAGTGTATGTGTGTGCAAACTTTTAAAGAATATATCATATACCCATTTTTTGTATCTATTGGTATTGGAATAAGTTAAATTGTCCTATTCAAATAATTGacctaatcaaaacaaaatatatttatttttttttaattgagaagAATCTGGAAATCCAAGTCAAAGTGGACAGCCTTGGTTTTTAGTTCTCATTTGtctttttaaaatgaataaaataaataaatggtgaGGATTGGTTAACCCAAAACCCGATCATGGCATACTTACGTGTACAATGTCATGACGTTTTCGTCGATAAACGGCAAGAAGCCAGCAAGGAGTGCATACAAAACAATCCCGCACGACCAAATATCCGCCATAGCTCCGTCGTATCCTTTATTCCGTAAAACCTCCGGCGCAACATAAGCCGGCGTCCCGCACCGCGTATGTAAAAGGTCGTCGCTGCTGCTACGTCTTCCACCTAGCCCTTCCGGCATCATCAAAGCCGAAAGTCCGAAATCCGAAACCTTGAGATCGCCTTCTCCGTCAAGCAACAGATTCTCCGGCTTGATATCGCGGTGGAAAACACCGCGGCTGTGGCAAAAATCCACCGCGGATATCAGTTGTTGGAAATACTTTCTGGCTAGATCCTCCGGGAGTTTCCCGTCTCTATCGATCATCTCGAAAAGCTCACCTCCGTTGACGTACTCCATAACGAAgaagatcttcttctttgtagccATCACTTCACGGAGCTCGACAACGTTGGGATGACGGAGGAGACGCATGACGGAGATCTCACGTTCGATTTGCTCCATCATGCCACGACGTTTGAATGCGCGGTCTTTTTTGATGACCTTGATCGCCACGTCATCGCCGGTGGAGATCTCTGTTCCGTGATAGACTTTGGCGAAGTTACCGGTGCCGAGTAGTCTTCCGATCTCGTACTTGTCGAACAAGACAGTACGGTTTGATTCCTCCATTGTCTCTGAGACTTTGTTATATTATACTTACAAGTATATGTGAGAATACTTATGTAAGAAAATTTGTGACTGGTTATATTTATAAGcagaaatgattttatttataaatgtatCTACTTTGTTTGATATGCGACGACTAAGTGAACTGTGAAGAAATGTTCTGTCCTTATCTGAACAAAGTGATGTGCATAAGCTCTGCCAGCACAATAAAACATGACCGAAGCCAAAAGAAGCGAAGCGAAACTAAATCCGGAAATTGAATTCAATTCTTACTCGATCGGCTTTTTGCTCGTTGTATTGAATggttaaaagagtaaaaaaatggttaagaccatctccaatggttttccctattttctttctctataaCAGAGAAATTATATAATAGAGGCATTTTTGCTTCAATCCACTTCTATTctcatctctaaaatagagattgctattttttcctctatatctagaggaactctatttttagAGATGAAAATAGAGGTGAGTTGAAGCAAATTTGCCTCTAAAAtagattgctatatttttttctatttatagagaaaaaaatagagatgcattggagatgctctaaagACTAGTATGATCAAAGTAGATATTAAGTTATTACCAAAGTAAAGCATGTCAAAGAAATACTAAAGAGTGAATGGCCGTTTCTAATTAGGAAGATGCaaatatcccctatataataaaatagatgTACACAACTTTcgtttgtaaactatataatatagattataaaattaattatttgattatttgataggttatataggTTATATGAGTTATAACAATTAGTTAATCTCGATTTAAAATCCTCTAAGACAGGATATTAGAAAGAATAAGATAAAATCTCtaaagaatatttaattaaccatatatataggcaaacaaatctaaaaaaataattactctTCCGCGGATTAAGAGTGATTTCCAATTATACTacaaaataaacatatcaataatcTATCGTTACCTTTTGATAAGGTATCATCTTTCGGTTCatgtcttttaattttatcatactTATAATGATGATTATTATGTTTATACACATTAGTACATTACAATTCATGGGGtactacaaattaaaatattacaagaagggttatatgatatgatgtgtttgaatatatactaatataaatttgaaatttcattaattaggTGCTCCACgggtaaaatatcatttcattattttgttaataatatgaatattaaattaatcgatatatctaattaagttgattaaattaatattgtaacaaAAAGTTAATTTGCGGTATACTGTGggttaagtcatagaattaacaatcaaaatacaatatatataattttaaacagtaagcaattcaaagaaaattaacaaacaattttttttttatcaaataacttaattCGCGATGTACGGCGGGtcaaaatcaatacaaaatatACGTTCTTTCCATAAGtcatattcaacatatgatttaaTGGCATAgtgtttcataaaaaaaaaacttttaaaacaaataaaacaatcacatatatagtgatttaaataaaaattacaaaataaacagaCGAAATTTCAATATGTGCTCTAGCAACGGgtccatcatatttagcatataatttgattgcataatgttttattcagttatttactacaactttaaaaaacaatcacataaattatattttatataaaaattacaatataaatagaaagaatttaaactcgtgctctagcacggtcctaatctagtaaaaGAATAAGAGGACAAATCActctaaatataatataaaaattggtTAGGAATTTTTTAGCATTAGGATTTGCATAAATTATTAGAACatatatccaaaaaaagaattgaatgcctctttttataagttttaagcTGGTGaaatttgttcttttaaaattatatataagacattctaaaaatattaaattattatttctgacatcaaatatattaatttttttttcttgataaagGGCTTTCAGTTAAAATGCATAGTGACCATTACAAGCTATGACACTGATTCATACAGTTTTcaattaaaagtattttttttttaactatgtcCAGAATAAAAGTCCTCTTCAACTAGTTATAATAGTGTTCTTGCATATTTCTGACCATATAATAAGTTGTGAAGAGTTTTCAGAatagagttattgatattgATATATACTATAAATAAGAAGAGTAAATCCCCCCTATCCTCTTGTATTGTGGACGACATGAAATTGACGTGGAATAACCGTTAATGCTACGCATGTTTTGATGTGGATACgcattaattaaaaatagtaactTATCCCGATAAAATTTCGATGAACTGTCTTTTTTTGGTAAGGCAAGATGTGACCTTTTCTACTTGGcccttaataatttttaaacaattttttgacttttcttttctcccaTATTTTTCCTACTTTGGAAGATCGTATCGGAAAGTGATAATCTCTCATACAATAGTAATAGTAGCTACCAAATCTTCCTTTTTTGCATCTTGCGTTGATAGATGCTTCATATTTTTCCAACAcaaagctacaaaaaaaaactcaattttccCAATTGTTTctatcatttatttatatgaatgaTTTTCTTTAACTCGAGtgcattttcatattaaaaaaaaaagacaaataaattgGCCAAAAATCCTGAATGACTTATTAGAAATAGAGAAAACTCTGCATGTTTAATCCTCAAATTCAATCCAATTTACAGTCATATTTAAAAGAATGCATGTGTGATTGGAGGAAGAATAGAGTAAGTGAAATTAAATGAGCAGcaaatagtaagaaaaaaaaattagagtagTTAGTTTCACTTAACTGTTTTCAGGAAATTCAACTCCTGTTTCTTTCGCtgatattattttcaaaattttcaaattgattggtaaataaaatagagaacaacctaaaatttattttttcaactgatatttttactccaaaaaatattattaaaacctATTACACGCTTCaccaaaactaaattttttaccTTTCTTTATCCAtgagcttttttattttcttctaaaatttaGCTCTTCATAATATACCCTCTTTAGTTGTCTCGTTAGTTTCACATCttcttaaacaaaatattttattccaTTTCTAGAGTTTCTACTTTAGGaattatttatatcattttgtaATATTTCAAATATCTCTCGGAGTTTCAGAAGTTTCATATTCTCTTTCCAAAACATTCGGGTACCATCACTTATCATAACTCTTTCACGgaaagattttataatttcgGAACCCAAGTAAATTTTGGAAGAattctaaataaattttaaatatataaataaatttgaaaattttatctaacttaagattttttttagttatatatatacataactgGTGTCTGTTTCATTTAttgaaatatatgatatttttggcAGTTCTACTTAAgctcatattttattttgctggGTTCAGGGTCGGTCCTGCCTTCACCTACTACATTCGGTAAGCTTTCTGCATCTAGCCGTCGTTTATTAAATATGAAAGTATGTTTTTTGCTGAAACACTCTTGGTTAGAAAAGGTTTCCATAATATGCCTACACACATTCTTCGTTCCTAGGTGACTCTTTTCTCACTTGTGGTAACAAGATtataaagaagaggaaaaaaaaatatcagttcCACCAGTCGTCACACTTGATGTTATGTGCTAACAAGAACCAATGATTCGTTTCcatcaatataattaaattaaatacaaatatgaatgGATCGGACTCGGGAGTTTATATACGGCTAATTAAGATATAAGTACTCATTGTTAACGAACATACATAACAAATCCAAGGAACTTTGTGATATGTGTCATGATTTTGGACTCACGATTAACGCCAAATTTGTTTGTTCTTACGCAAGTTCATACTATAACAAAATATGTACTGAAAACGAAGGGTGACAAGGTAAGTTCACAACCGCCTATTGCACTGTTTTATGGCTAATTGCTAGATACATATGGGACTGCATGGATTTGTTCGTATTTTGTGGATCACTAGGTCGTCGAAACTAGCTACCGAAACCCGACCATGCCATGAATTTTGTAGGACATCATTAATCTGTCCAAGTCTAGTAAACAGTATATATAGTTGATTGGAGTATACCGTAATGAGAGTGAAATGATTTGCCAAATTCAGCTAAATTTAATAAGCCATCATTTGCAGCACATATGGTTTAAATATTGCATTACGTAGAATTT from Camelina sativa cultivar DH55 chromosome 7, Cs, whole genome shotgun sequence includes the following:
- the LOC104703036 gene encoding CBL-interacting serine/threonine-protein kinase 16; translated protein: MEESNRTVLFDKYEIGRLLGTGNFAKVYHGTEISTGDDVAIKVIKKDRAFKRRGMMEQIEREISVMRLLRHPNVVELREVMATKKKIFFVMEYVNGGELFEMIDRDGKLPEDLARKYFQQLISAVDFCHSRGVFHRDIKPENLLLDGEGDLKVSDFGLSALMMPEGLGGRRSSSDDLLHTRCGTPAYVAPEVLRNKGYDGAMADIWSCGIVLYALLAGFLPFIDENVMTLYTKIFKAECEFPPWFSSESKELISRLLVPDPEQRISMSEIKMIPWFRKNFTPPVAFSIDETIPSPPEPPAKKKKKDKYEEEEDDGVSPRSFNAFQFITSMSSGFDLSNLFEIKRKPKRMFTSKYPAISVKERLEKAAREMNMRVKHVKDCKMKLQRRTEGRKGRLSVTAEVFEVAPEVSVVEFCKSSGDTLEYYLFCEDDVRPALKDIVWSWQGDDDEDEVTTNDN